ACCTCCGCTTCCCGTTAGCATGGACATCCGCACCGATCAAGGCCATTTTGGGGAAGGTGTCATGACTGCCAACGTCGACGGAGTGCCCGCCAAATTCGCGACACTCGGGCTGACCTACGACGACGTGCTGCTGCTGCCGGGCCCGTCGGACATGGCACCCGACGAGATCGACACCGCCTCGTACGTCTCCAGGAACGTGCGGGTCAACATCCCGCTGCTGTCCGCCGCCATGGACAAGGTCACCGAGTCGCGCATGGCGATCGCGATGGCCCGCCAGGGCGGTGTCGGCGTCCTGCACCGCAACCTGTCCATCGAGGACCAGGCCAACCAGGTCGACCTGGTCAAGCGCTCCGAGTCGGGCATGGTGGCCAACCCCATCACCATCCACCCGGACGCCCTGCTCGCCGAGGCCGACGCGCTGTGCGCCAAGTTCCGCATCAGCGGCGTCCCGGTCACCGACGGCGCCGGCAAGCTGCTCGGCATCGTCACCAACCGTGACATGGCCTTCGAGACCGACCGCTCCCGCCAGGTGCGCGAGGTCATGACGCCCATGCCGCTGGTCACCGGCAAGGTCGGCATCTCCGGTGTGGACGCCATGGAGCTGCTGCGCCGCCACAAGATCGAGAAGCTGCCCCTGGTCGACGACCACGGCGTGCTCAAGGGCCTGATCACGGTCAAGGACTTCGTCAAGGCGGAGAAGTACCCGCACGCCGCCAAGGACGGCAAGGGCCGGCTGCTGGTCGGCGCGGCGGTCGGAGTCGCCGGTGACGCCTTCGAGCGCGCCCAGGCGCTGATCGAGGCGGGCGTCGACTTCATCGTCGTCGACACCGCGCACGGCCACTCCCGCCTGGTCGGCGACATGGTCGCCAAGATCAAGTCGAACTCCTCCGGCGTCGACGTCATCGGTGGCAACATCGCCACCCGCGACGGCGCCCAGGCCCTCATCGACGCCGGCGTGGACGGCATCAAGGTCGGCGTCGGCCCCGGCTCCATCTGCACCACCCGCGTCGTCGCCGGCATCGGCGTCCCGCAGGTCACGGCGATCTACGAGGCCTCGCTCGCCGCCAAGGAGGCCGGCATCCCGGTCATCGGCGACGGTGGCCTCCAGTACTCCGGCGACATCGCCAAGGCCTTGGTCGCGGGTGCCGACACGGTGATGCTGGGCTCGCTGCTCGCGGGCTGCGAGGAGTCCCCGGGCGAGCTGCTCTTCATCAACGGCAAGCAGTTCAAGTCGTACCGGGGCATGGGCTCGCTCGGCGCCATGCAGACGCGCGGCGACCGCAAGTCGTTCTCCAAGGACCGCTACTTCCAGGAGGGCGTCGCCTCCGACGAGCAGCTGGTCCCCGAGGGCATCGAGGGCCAGGTGCCCTACCGCGGCCCCCTCTCCTCGGTCGTCCACCAGCTGGTCGGCGGTCTGCGCCAGTCGATGTTCTACGTCGGCGGCCGGACCGTGCCGGACCTCCAGGACAACGGGCGGTTCGTGCGGATCACCTCCGCCGGTCTCA
This region of Streptomyces ambofaciens ATCC 23877 genomic DNA includes:
- the guaB gene encoding IMP dehydrogenase is translated as MTANVDGVPAKFATLGLTYDDVLLLPGPSDMAPDEIDTASYVSRNVRVNIPLLSAAMDKVTESRMAIAMARQGGVGVLHRNLSIEDQANQVDLVKRSESGMVANPITIHPDALLAEADALCAKFRISGVPVTDGAGKLLGIVTNRDMAFETDRSRQVREVMTPMPLVTGKVGISGVDAMELLRRHKIEKLPLVDDHGVLKGLITVKDFVKAEKYPHAAKDGKGRLLVGAAVGVAGDAFERAQALIEAGVDFIVVDTAHGHSRLVGDMVAKIKSNSSGVDVIGGNIATRDGAQALIDAGVDGIKVGVGPGSICTTRVVAGIGVPQVTAIYEASLAAKEAGIPVIGDGGLQYSGDIAKALVAGADTVMLGSLLAGCEESPGELLFINGKQFKSYRGMGSLGAMQTRGDRKSFSKDRYFQEGVASDEQLVPEGIEGQVPYRGPLSSVVHQLVGGLRQSMFYVGGRTVPDLQDNGRFVRITSAGLKESHPHDIQMTVEAPNYSRSK